From Coffea arabica cultivar ET-39 chromosome 2e, Coffea Arabica ET-39 HiFi, whole genome shotgun sequence, the proteins below share one genomic window:
- the LOC113729473 gene encoding short-chain dehydrogenase reductase ATA1-like — MDPCAEDRQSPSKRLEGKVALITGSARGIGGATAKLFAKNGAYVVIADILDELGSKLADSIGGRYIHCDVSKEEDVESAVEFALAWKGKLDIMFNNAGVSGPGGSISSLNMEDVRALLSINLFGIIHGIKHASRAMIAGKNGGSIICSSSSAAIMGGLASHAYTASKNAILGLAKTTACELGVYGIRVNCISPHGVASEMLLSAYRTCLGRDDLQAEDVTKIVGERGSLLRGRGGSMEDVAKAALFLASDESGFITAHNLVIDGGYTSACSHMSPIYTSKV; from the exons ATGGATCCTTGCGCAGAAGATCGACAGAGTCCATCAAAGAG GCTTGAGGGCAAAGTTGCACTCATAACAGGTAGTGCAAGAGGAATTGGAGGTGCAACAGCAAAGCTATTTGCCAAGAATGGAGCCTACGTTGTTATTGCTGATATACTAGACGAATTAGGATCAAAATTAGCTGATTCAATTGGAGGGCGCTACATACATTGTGATGTATCTAAAGAAGAAGATGTTGAATCAGCAGTAGAATTTGCGTTGGCATGGAAAGGCAAACTAGACATCATGTTTAACAATGCCGGCGTCAGTGGCCCTGGAGGGAGCATCTCCAGTCTTAACATGGAGGATGTGAGAGCCCTCCTCTCCATCAATCTGTTTGGCATTATACACGGCATTAAGCATGCTTCGAGAGCAATGATCGCAGGTAAAAATGGAGGCAGCATTATCTGTTCATCAAGCTCGGCAGCCATCATGGGAGGCCTTGCCTCACATGCCTACACAGcatcaaaaaatgcaattctTGGACTGGCCAAGACTACTGCTTGTGAGTTGGGAGTATATGGGATTCGTGTGAATTGCATTTCACCTCATGGTGTAGCCTCAGAGATGCTCTTGAGTGCCTACAGAACATGCCTTGGGAGGGATGATCTACAGGCTGAGGACGTAACAAAGATTGTGGGTGAGAGGGGAAGTCTCCTGAGAGGCAGAGGCGGAAGTATGGAAGATGTCGCAAAAGCAGCATTGTTCTTAGCTAGCGATGAATCTGGATTCATAACAGCCCACAATCTTGTGATTGATGGAGGATATACTTCAGCTTGCAGTCACATGAGTCCCATCTACACTTCAAAAGTTTAA
- the LOC113733033 gene encoding probable L-cysteine desulfhydrase, chloroplastic: MASDDHHIPNGSTTTPPDIQFEFAHHDPAIARINNGSFGSCPSSVISAQQDWQLKWLQQPDDFYFNTLKPSILKARLIIRDLINADHVEEISIVDNATTAAAIVLQHVTWSFLSSQFQPGDAAIILHYAYGAVKKSLQAYVARAGGQIIEVKLPFPVNSDEEIIQEFRKALELGRMNGRKIRLALIDHITSMPSVVIPVKELVKMCREEDVDQIFVDGAHSIGCVDIDVKDIGADYYTSNLHKWFFCPPAVAFLYCKKSDILNQLHHPVVSHEYGNGLAIESSWIGTRDYSAQLVVPEVMDFVNRFDGGIDGIKKRNHEKVVEMAIMLAKAWGTHLGVPPHMCSSMAMVGLPACLGIFSHSDGLKLRAYLRDCFKVEVPIYHREPEKGEDSPITGYARISHQVYNTVEDYYKFRDAVNKLVNDGVTCAFLSD; encoded by the coding sequence ATGGCCTCCGACGACCACCACATTCCCAACGGCTCCACCACCACCCCACCTGACATTCAATTCGAATTCGCCCACCACGACCCCGCAATAGCCCGCATCAACAACGGCAGCTTCGGTTCCTGCCCATCCTCCGTAATCTCCGCCCAGCAAGATTGGCAGCTCAAATGGCTTCAACAACCCGATGATTTCTACTTCAACACCCTCAAGCCCTCCATCTTAAAAGCCCGTTTAATCATCCGGGACCTCATCAACGCCGACCACGTGGAGGAAATCTCCATCGTCGATAACGCCACCACGGCCGCAGCCATTGTCCTGCAGCATGTTACCTGGTCCTTTTTGTCCTCCCAGTTTCAGCCCGGCGACGCGGCAATCATTCTCCACTATGCTTATGGGGCCGTCAAGAAATCCCTCCAGGCCTATGTTGCCCGCGCCGGCGGCCAAATTATTGAGGTGAAGCTTCCGTTCCCCGTGAATTCGGATGAAGAAATTATTCAAGAATTCAGAAAGGCCCTTGAATTGGGGAGGATGAATGGTAGGAAAATCAGGCTAGCTTTGATTGATCATATTACTTCAATGCCTAGCGTTGTTATTCCTGTCAAAGAATTGGTTAAGATGTGTAGAGAGGAAGATGTGGATCAGATATTTGTTGATGGGGCACACTCCATTGGGTGTGTGGATATTGATGTGAAAGATATTGGGGCTGATTACTACACTAGTAATCTGCATAAGTGGTTTTTTTGCCCGCCAGCTGTGGCGTTTTTGTACTGTAAAAAATCGGATATTTTGAATCAATTGCATCATCCTGTTGTTTCACATGAATACGGGAATGGATTGGCGATCGAGAGTTCTTGGATCGGTACCAGGGACTATAGTGCTCAGTTGGTAGTTCCAGAGGTGATGGACTTTGTGAATAGGTTTGATGGTGGGATTGATGGAATTAAGAAGAGGAATCACGAGAAGGTTGTGGAAATGGCAATTatgttggctaaggcgtgggggACGCATCTAGGTGTGCCTCCACATATGTGTTCCAGCATGGCTATGGTGGGATTGCCTGCTTGTTTGGGGATTTTTAGTCACTCTGATGGCTTGAAGTTGAGGGCTTATTTAAGGGATTGTTTTAAAGTTGAAGTGCCAATATACCATAGAGAACCAGAAAAAGGGGAGGATAGTCCTATAACAGGGTATGCAAGGATTTCCCATCAAGTGTATAACACAGTTGAGGATTATTATAAGTTCAGGGATGCTGTTAACAAGCTCGTTAACGATGGTGTTACTTGTGCTTTTCTCTCAGATTGA
- the LOC113733034 gene encoding uncharacterized protein yields MALRRFLGFSDGELMRSDAKPCSRLMRQTAGIFSVGGALGFWVLCRLHYGPRITIPRSLRWAACGAITASSSTALLVRLFSPECEPQNIAAFDKKK; encoded by the exons ATGGCATTGAGGCGCTTTTTGGGGTTTTCTGATGGGGAGTTAATGAGATCAGATGCTAAACCCTGTTCCCGGTTGATGAGACAAACGGCTGGGATTTTCTCTGTTGGTGGAGCATTAGGATTTTGGGTTCTCTGTCGCCTGCATTATG GTCCCAGAATTACAATTCCTCGAAGTCTTAGGTGGGCTGCCTGTGGAGCAATCACTGCAAGCTCATCTACAGCTTTGCTTGTCCGGCTGTTTAGTCCTGAATGTGAGCCACAAAATATAGCTGCTTTTGACAAGAAAAAGTAG
- the LOC113733032 gene encoding ABC transporter I family member 11, chloroplastic isoform X3, with protein MATAVGWTWSWRPPTTTVTSPRWSSPLSLPLPSFRVVHESKTRPFKVCCDYSCFELKDVSYQPPGTKVNLLDGVSFSLREKSFGLIFGRSGSGKTTLLQLIAGFSKPTSGSIHVQRYGNDGCPNRSPELLDANKVGIVFQFPERYFVAEKVFDEVIFGWARQKGGSQLKELLALRLQKAITSVGLTGIALDQDPQSLSGGYKRRLALAIQYKLQICCYWMSLLLVLIGELVQMS; from the exons ATGGCGACAGCGGTAGGATGGACGTGGAGTTGGAGACCGCCCACAACCACAGTTACAAGTCCCCGGTGGTCATCGCCTCTTTCTTTACCTCTACCAAGCTTCAG GGTGGTCCATGAAAGCAAGACTAGACCATTCAAAGTCTGCTGCGATTATTCCTGCTTCGAG CTAAAGGATGTCAGTTACCAACCTCCTGGAACAAAAGTCAACCTTCTAGATGGCGTGAGTTTCTCCCTCCGTGAAAAAAG ttttggtttgatatttggaCGGAGTGGTAGTGGAAAAACTACTCTCTTACAG CTGATTGCAGGATTTAGTAAGCCCACGTCAGGCTCCATTCATGTCCAAAGATATGGTAATGATGGCTGCCCAAATAGGTCCCCTGAACTCTTAGATGCAAATAAAGTTGGGATTGTATTTCAATTTCCTGAGAG GTATTTTGTGGCAGAGAAGGTTTTTGATGAAGTCATCTTCGGGTGGGCAAGACAAAAAGGTGGCAGTCAGTTGAAAGAGCTTCTTGCATTAAGACTTCAAAAAGCTATTACTTCA GTTGGTCtaactggaattgctttggatcaAGATCCACAATCACTAAGTGGTGGTTACAAACGTCGTCTTGCTTTAGCAATTCA GTACAAGCTCCAGATTTGTTGTTATTGGATGAGCCTCTTGCTGGTCTTG ATTGGAGAGCTCGTGCAGATGTCGTGA
- the LOC113733032 gene encoding ABC transporter I family member 11, chloroplastic isoform X2 — protein MATAVGWTWSWRPPTTTVTSPRWSSPLSLPLPSFRVVHESKTRPFKVCCDYSCFELKDVSYQPPGTKVNLLDGVSFSLREKSFGLIFGRSGSGKTTLLQLIAGFSKPTSGSIHVQRYGNDGCPNRSPELLDANKVGIVFQFPERYFVAEKVFDEVIFGWARQKGGSQLKELLALRLQKAITSVGLTGIALDQDPQSLSGGYKRRLALAIQLVQAPDLLLLDEPLAGLDWRARADVVKLLKNLKKELTILVVSHDLKNVNLFVESCHA, from the exons ATGGCGACAGCGGTAGGATGGACGTGGAGTTGGAGACCGCCCACAACCACAGTTACAAGTCCCCGGTGGTCATCGCCTCTTTCTTTACCTCTACCAAGCTTCAG GGTGGTCCATGAAAGCAAGACTAGACCATTCAAAGTCTGCTGCGATTATTCCTGCTTCGAG CTAAAGGATGTCAGTTACCAACCTCCTGGAACAAAAGTCAACCTTCTAGATGGCGTGAGTTTCTCCCTCCGTGAAAAAAG ttttggtttgatatttggaCGGAGTGGTAGTGGAAAAACTACTCTCTTACAG CTGATTGCAGGATTTAGTAAGCCCACGTCAGGCTCCATTCATGTCCAAAGATATGGTAATGATGGCTGCCCAAATAGGTCCCCTGAACTCTTAGATGCAAATAAAGTTGGGATTGTATTTCAATTTCCTGAGAG GTATTTTGTGGCAGAGAAGGTTTTTGATGAAGTCATCTTCGGGTGGGCAAGACAAAAAGGTGGCAGTCAGTTGAAAGAGCTTCTTGCATTAAGACTTCAAAAAGCTATTACTTCA GTTGGTCtaactggaattgctttggatcaAGATCCACAATCACTAAGTGGTGGTTACAAACGTCGTCTTGCTTTAGCAATTCAGTTA GTACAAGCTCCAGATTTGTTGTTATTGGATGAGCCTCTTGCTGGTCTTG ATTGGAGAGCTCGTGCAGATGTCGTGAAACTTCTAAAGAATCTAAAGAAGGAATTAACTATACTTGTCGTCAGCCATGACCTTAA AAATGTGAATTTATTTGTAGAGAGTTGTCATGCCTAG
- the LOC113733032 gene encoding ABC transporter I family member 11, chloroplastic isoform X1 — protein sequence MATAVGWTWSWRPPTTTVTSPRWSSPLSLPLPSFRVVHESKTRPFKVCCDYSCFELKDVSYQPPGTKVNLLDGVSFSLREKSFGLIFGRSGSGKTTLLQLIAGFSKPTSGSIHVQRYGNDGCPNRSPELLDANKVGIVFQFPERYFVAEKVFDEVIFGWARQKGGSQLKELLALRLQKAITSVGLTGIALDQDPQSLSGGYKRRLALAIQLVQAPDLLLLDEPLAGLDWRARADVVKLLKNLKKELTILVVSHDLKELSCLVDQSWRMEMGGILKGEPLPV from the exons ATGGCGACAGCGGTAGGATGGACGTGGAGTTGGAGACCGCCCACAACCACAGTTACAAGTCCCCGGTGGTCATCGCCTCTTTCTTTACCTCTACCAAGCTTCAG GGTGGTCCATGAAAGCAAGACTAGACCATTCAAAGTCTGCTGCGATTATTCCTGCTTCGAG CTAAAGGATGTCAGTTACCAACCTCCTGGAACAAAAGTCAACCTTCTAGATGGCGTGAGTTTCTCCCTCCGTGAAAAAAG ttttggtttgatatttggaCGGAGTGGTAGTGGAAAAACTACTCTCTTACAG CTGATTGCAGGATTTAGTAAGCCCACGTCAGGCTCCATTCATGTCCAAAGATATGGTAATGATGGCTGCCCAAATAGGTCCCCTGAACTCTTAGATGCAAATAAAGTTGGGATTGTATTTCAATTTCCTGAGAG GTATTTTGTGGCAGAGAAGGTTTTTGATGAAGTCATCTTCGGGTGGGCAAGACAAAAAGGTGGCAGTCAGTTGAAAGAGCTTCTTGCATTAAGACTTCAAAAAGCTATTACTTCA GTTGGTCtaactggaattgctttggatcaAGATCCACAATCACTAAGTGGTGGTTACAAACGTCGTCTTGCTTTAGCAATTCAGTTA GTACAAGCTCCAGATTTGTTGTTATTGGATGAGCCTCTTGCTGGTCTTG ATTGGAGAGCTCGTGCAGATGTCGTGAAACTTCTAAAGAATCTAAAGAAGGAATTAACTATACTTGTCGTCAGCCATGACCTTAA AGAGTTGTCATGCCTAGTGGATCAATCATGGAGGATGGAGATGGGTGGAATACTTAAAGGCGAGCCACTTCCAGTTTAA